The region AGATTTCTTATCCCCCGGCGGGCACCATGGGTCACTTCGTGCGTTGCATGCCAAGACATATTCGATCGGAGCCCCTGATGTTCAAATCCCTGATTACCAGCGCGAGTGTGGCAGCACTTGGGTTTTCGGCCGCCTCAGCGCTAGCAGATTCGACAGAATTCTCAGCCGTTTCGACATCGGTTTCGGTTGCTCCGGTGAACCCCCAGTTTGACATTTTCGCTCCGCAAGAACGCCAAAGCGCTGACCGGATCGACTACACCGCCTGGAGCGAGGCGATGAATTATCTCGTCTATACGATGGGCCCTTCGATCCGCGAAGCACCTTCACGCGCAGAGGCAACCCTGGGTTCGAGACTAATCTATGGCCATCAGTCCCGTTACCGACTGGAAGGCAACCGTGTCATGTTCTCATTCTTCAACGATGAACTACGCAACATGGTGGCAGACTACCGCCTGGAGTTGGAGCAGCTAGGCAACCAGATCGACATCACAACTCTACCGCGTAACGAGCAGCTGGCCTACTGGCTGAACCTGCACAATGTAGCGGTAATGGAAAAAATCGCGCAAGAATGGCCCATCCGCCAGCCGCGCGAAATCGAAATCGATGGTATTCCGTTCGACCAGGCCAAATTCATCACCGTGCGCGGTGTGACAATGAGCCCGCACGACATTCGCCACCAGATTGTTTTTCGCAATTGGGAAAATCCCAAGGTAATCTATGGTTTCTGGCGCGGTGAGATAGGTGGACCTTCGCTCCCCAGTGATGCCTTCACGGGGCTAAACGTCTCGCAAGTGCTCGAACGCAACGCCCGCGAATTTGTGAACTCTTTGCGCGGAACGCAGAACCGCGGCGAGCGACTGCAGATCAGCACGATCTATGACGAAGCGCGACCTTACTTCTTCGTCAATTGGCCCAACGACATCCGATCTCATCTCATTGGTTACGCCAATGAAGAGGTCAGTGCGCTCATTGCCAAGACTACTGAAACAGAAGCTGTCGTCTATGAAGCTGATATCGCCGATCTGGCCGGCGGCGTTCGCGAGCCTTCCTATGTTGAAGTAAGCTCTGACGGCGTCGCAAACAGCTTTCGCATTCCCCGTGGCACAGCACGCTTGCTGCGCGAACAGGCGCAACGCGCGGAAAATGCCCGCGAGCAGAGAGGCCCGCGTACGGGTACTGTGATCTTCAATCCGATCAGCCTTCCCGGGCAAGAAAACAATGGCGAGGTCGACTAAGACCCCCGCCTGAACCGAAATAGGCTTTCATTGGGCGTGGTCAGCGATGGCCGCGCCCATTTCATTTGTGGGCAAAGCTCAAACATGTCGCTGCAATACAGGACATGGCAATGCTGCCTCACTAGACATTGGTGGGCGTAGGCAGTTTTCTTCTTGCTCACATTTCTTGACGCAGGGCCTGTCAGTGCACTCGCATTGGCAGGCCCAATTCGCTAGAGCAGGCGCAAGGGGAGGCTGCGCCGCATGACAGCATCAGCGATTGGCCGGATCTTGGGTCCGTTTGCCTTTGCAATCACTGTTTTCATTACACCGCCTGCAGGCATGCCTGCAGAGGCGTGGCTCGTGGCCGGGCTGGTTGTCTGGATGGCCGCCTGGTGGATGACCGAAGCTGTACCGCTTACAGTCACGGCCCTGCTGCCATTTGTCATCTTGCCCTTCGGCTCTGTGTCGAGCGCGCGCGATGTCGCCAGCACATACTATTCGCCGATCCTATTTCTGCTGCTGGGCGGTGCTTTTCTTGCACTCGCGATTGAACGCACCGGCCTTCACAAACGTCTCAGCCTCGCAATCCTGCGCGCAGTCGGCAGTGGCGGCGGGCAAACCCAATTGCTGCTCGCTTTCATGATTTCCGCGGCGCTATTGTCCATGCTGATATCGAACACGTCCACCACGCTGATCATGATGCCGATGGCGCTGGCGGTTTTGTCAGGAGGCATGGTCACCCGCGCGCCCACGCAGCCCACCTCACCAGATGCCGCGGCAGTGGTCGACAAAGAGGGTCTATCCGGAGCGCTGCCGATGGGCATTGCCTTTGCTGCCAGCATTGGCGGGCTTGGTACATTGGTCGGCTCCCCCACCAACGCTATCGCCGTCGGCCTGCTGGACAGCATGATCGGGGCCCAGATCACCTTTATCGAATGGACGCTGTTCGGCCTGCCAATCGTACTGGTAGGCGTGCCGCTGGCCGCTTTTATCATCGCCAGATTTCAGCGCGTGGCCGAGCACCCTTTCGACGTGGCGGCAGCGCGCCAAGCGATAGACACACATGCAGCCTGGACCAGCGCGGAAAAACGCCTGATCCCTATCGTAGCGCTTGCCTTCTTGGCGTGGATGACGGTTCCCTGGGTTGGACCGCTGTTGCCAGATGGCTCTTGGACCAACGGCACCATTGCGATCATCGCCAGTTTTGCGCTCTTCCTGGTGCCCGATGGGACAGGGCGGCCGCTGTTGATCTGGAAAGAAGCCGACCGCGCGCCCTGGGCGGTCATCATGATGTTTGGTGGTGGATTGGCGCTTGCTGCGGGCATGCAGGTATCCGGCCTCGCTACCTGGCTCGCTGAAGCCTTGTTGCCCCTTGAAACCTTGTCGCTAATTGTCGTCGCACTCGCAGTGGTCGCCATGATCGTGGTGATCACCGAGTTCGCGAGCAATGTTGCGACCGCAACCGGGATCATCCCGGTTGTAGCTTCTCTTGTTGTCGCCTTGGGAGCAGACCCGTTGCTGCTCGCCATGCCAGCCGCGCTCGCCGCCAGCTGGGGCTTTATGCTGCCAGCCGGGACCGGGCCGAACGCAATTGCCTGGTCGACCGGGCGGATCAAGATTGAACGGATGGTCGGCGCAGGCCTGGTTCTGGATGTCCTCGGCGTATTCCTGATTGTCGGAGTGGTGTGGGGTGTTGCCGCGCTGATCTAGTCTCCAGCCGTGAACTGGCTGTACTACAGGCTGTGCGAACTTTTAGAATCGCTGCATGATCGTTCGATGCACAGGATCGATTCACGCGGTAGTCTGTGCGCGTTTAGTCCATCGGTTTTCTTGCCTTTGGACAGTGCTCCAAGTGTTCCATGCTGTAGGAATTGCACGGTTGAAATCGCGCCTCAAATGGTTGCAAGTGATACCATCTCGCGATAGTTGACACTGCATAGAGGCTGGCGGAGGTTAAGCGTTCCTGCGGAGGTTAGGAGCGGGGGCCACGCGCGGCGAACAATTGGCTCCTGCCTTCCTGGGAGCGTTGTTTAGGAAGGAACCCGCATATGTCTGACGCGATTGATCCGGTTGACCAACCCACCCCGCGCCGCAAGCCCAGAGACCCTGTGACCACAATTAACGGTCGTCCGATGAAACAGTCTACGCTGATGATGGGCTATGGCTATGACCCGGTGCTGTCCGAAGGTTCGCTGAAAGCACCGATCTTCCTCACCAGCACATTCGCGTTTGAGAACGCAGCCGCGGGTAAGCGGCATTTTGAAGGCATCACTGGAAAGCGTGAAGGCGGCGCAGAAGGTCTGGTCTATTCACGCTTCAACGCACCCAATCAGGAAATCCTCGAGGATCGTCTGGCGATCTGCGACGGCGCAGAAGATGCGCTGAGCTTCTCCAGCGGAATGACCGCCATCGCGATCCTGATGCTGGCCGCGTGCAAGGCCGGCGATGTGATCGTGCATTCCGGCCCGCTCTATGCAGCAAGCGAAGGCTTTGTCGCCAAAATCATGGCCAAGTACGGCGTGACCTATGTCGACTTCCCGGCTGGCGCGACCGCTGAAGAGCTGGACGCTGTGATGGCCAAAGCAAAGGCTCAGGCCGAAGCGCAAGGCGGCGAAGTGCCGCTGATCTATCTCGAAAGCCCGGCCAACCCCACCAACGCTCTGGTCGATGTCGAAGCAGTCAAAGCCGCGCGCGACATGCACTTCGATGCTGACCGCTGCCCGATTGCCATCGACAACACATTCCTTGGCCCCCTTTGGTCGCGTCCGCTGGAGCATGGTGCGGATCTGGTGGTGTACTCTCTGACCAAATATGTCGGCGGCCATTCAGACCTCGTCGCAGGCAGCGTTTCCGGCAAGAAGCGCTTCATCGATGCGATCCGTGCGCTGCGCAACACCATGGGCGGTATCGCGGATCCGAACACTGCATGGATGCTGCTCCGCTCGCTCGAAACGGTCGAACTGCGCATGGAACGCGCCGGCAAGAACGCCGAGAAGGTGTGCGAATTCCTGAAAAGCCATCCCAAGGTGGAAGGGTTGGGCTATCTCGGCATGATCGAAGACGCGCGCCAACAGGACATTTACGATCGCCATTGCCTCGGCGCGGGTTCCACTTTCAGCGTCTTCATCAAAGGAGGCGAAGCGGAATGCTTCCGCTTCCTTGACGCACTGAAAGTGGCCAAGCTTGCGGTTAGCCTTGGTGGCACGGAGACGCTCGCCAGCCACCCTGCATCAATGACGCACCTATCCGTGCCGGACGAACGCAAGGCCGCGCTTGGCATCACAGAGAACCTTGTTCGCATCAGTATCGGGATCGAAGACCTGGATGATCTGATCGCTGACTTCGAACAAGCACTGGCGAAGGTCTGATTGCTGTCCTACTCTCTCCCCAGGCATTAGGGAGAGAGCTATGGCTGAAACGAAACCGGTATTCCTTGTCATCGGCGCGGGCGCCGGTATCGGCGGACACGCTGCTAAGCGCTTTGCGGCGGGCGGCTATCACGCGGTCCTCGCGCGGCGCAGCGATGAAGATGGGCTTGCGCGGCTCGTCGGCGAAATAGAGAACGCTGGCGGCAGCGCGTCAGGTGTGTTGCTCAACGCATCGGAGGATGGTGCGATAGAGGACCTGGTCGCGCGAATCGAAAGCGATATTGGCCCGATTGACAGCGCTCTCTATAATCTAGGCGCGCAAATCGGGAACCGCACGCTGCATGATACGCCGCACAAGACTTTTGAACTGGGATGGCGGCTCGGCTGCTATGGTGTGTTCCGGCTTGCACACGCAATGTTTCCGGCCATGGTCGAGCGGGGGAAAGGCTCCTTGCTTGTCACATCAGCCACCGCAGCGGTTCGCGGTAACGCCGGGCAACACAGCCATGCGGCAGCAATGGGCGGGCGGCGCATGCTGTGCCAGACGCTGAACGCCGAATTCGGCCCGCAAGGCGTCCACGTTGCGCATGTCGTGGTCGATGGCCCGGTTCGTTCGCCTGACACGCTGGTCAAACTGCTCGGCGACAAATGGGATGCATTCGAAGCGGCCAAAGGCGAAGAAGGGATCATCGACCCCGCCGTACTGGCGGAAACGTACTGGCACCTGGCGCAGCAACCACGCAATTGCTGGTCGCATGAGCTGGATGTGCGACCGTTCAACGATGTGCCGTGGTGGAATGACAATCCCGATCCGACGATCAATTCGCGGGCCGGAAAGCCGGGATTTGCTGGGCCGGGGGAGTAGACTTAGCTAATGTCTGGTTTTGGGGTGGGAAGTGGACCTTGGATTAAGTCGTCACCCCGGCGAACGCCGGGGTCCAGCTATGGTCGAAGAAATACCCCAAAATCGACTGGATTCCGGCCTTCGCCGGAATGGCGACCTTTGGGTCGTTAGCGGACATTTGAACATTCAGCCCCGCCATTCGCGCCGTTCTTCGCCGACTTTCAGAACTTCGTACGCGATCTGAAGTTTCTGGAACTCGGTGGCGGCCTCCTTGTCACCCGGCTTCACATCGGGATGCACGAGTTTCGCCTTCTCGCGGTAAGCCTTCTTGATCGCGGCGAAATCGGCATCCGCTTCCAGTTCCAGCAGTTCCAATGCGCGCATTTCATCCGCGCTGCGCGAGCCATCGCCAGCCCCGCCCCAGCCATAGTGGGAGGCTTCGGCATAGCCTTCGCTCTGCTGCCGCTCGGCCTTGGCACGTTCGGCCTTCTGCTCTTTGTCGAGGCCTTCGAAATAATCCCAGCCCTTGTTGTATTCCGCAGCATGCGCCTGACAGAAATACCACCGGTCGGGGCTATTCGGAGACTTCGGCGCCGGGCAATCGCCACGCTCCTCACACCCATGGCGATCGCACAGGCGTACCGTTGTCGCCTCACGCGAGTCATTATATCCGCGCCAGCGCGGAAAACCCCAGTCGTTGGATCGGCGCGGCTTAGGCATCCGCGTACGCGCAGTTTGCAGTTTGTCGGACTGGCATGGACTCTAGTCTAGGGATGGTTGCTGCCAATGGAAAGGTGTGGGAACCAATTTCAAATTGAAATGTTGCATTGCAATAGATCGTTCACAATTTGCAGCTATCCGGCTGCGCGAAGATATGAGAACCATGAGCAAACAACTCGCCATTTCCAGCACGTTTTCAACGTTCGCGCTTGCCGCGATGGCTTTGCTTTGGTCACCGGACCAGGTTGGGCCCCATTGGGCTGAAACGCAAGTGCCCGTGCAGGCCGAGACGTTAACGCTCGACCTGCCGGTGCCGTCGCTATTCCGCGACTAATCTAATTGATCACTACGCTGACCGCGCGGCGGTTTTGCGCCCATGCTTCTGGCGTTGAAGCCAGGGCAACGGGGCGTTCCTTGCCGTAGCTGACCGTTGAGATACGGTCTGCGTTTACACCAATGCTAACGAGGTAATTCTTCGCTGAATTGGCGCGGCGTTCACCTAAAGCCAGGTTATATTCGCGCGTGCCGCGCTCGTCAGCATGACCTTCTACGGTGATGCGGATCTGGGGATAGCGGCTAAGATACTGAGCTTGTGCTTGCAAAGCTGCAGCATCCACGCTGTCAATATTGAAGCGATCAGTATCGAAGAAAATGACATTCTGGCCATTCACCGCGTCTTCGAAATGCGCTTGGCTGCCCACCGTAGGCCCGGTTGGAGCTGGTGCCGTAGCCGGACCTGTTGCCGGCGCAGTTGTGCTTAGCGGCGGCGGCGGAAGCTCCTCCGGCGCCTTTTTCGCGCAAGCAGCCAAAGTGGTAGCTGATGCCAGCAGAATCACAGTTGCAAAACGTTTGTTCATTGTTGTTTCCTCTCAGGAAATTGGGGAGTCTTGCCTACCTATAATAACACAAAAGAAGAGTATCAGGGGAGAATTGGTCCCCAGGCTGGATCTGACGCATCCACCGGTGTCGGAAGCCTCCTTTCATTGCGACCTGTCAGGTCGACTTGCCACAGGCCTGACCGGCCAGAATTCCGCTCCGTTCTGAAGAACTGAATGATGCGACCATTGGGTGCCCAGGTCGGCCCTTCGTCCTGCCAACCACTGGTCAAAACGCGCAGATTGCGGCCATTTGGGCTCATGATCGCGATATTGAAGTCGCCCGCGATCCGCGTAAACGCGATCTGGTCACCGCGCGGGCTCCATTCGGGGTTAGCGCAACGTCCGCCAGAGAATGTGATGCGGCGCTGGTTGGTGCCATCCGCATTCATCACATAGCATTGCTGGCTGCCCGATCGATCGCTCTCGAACACGATCTGGCGGCCATCGGGCGAATAGGAACCGCCAATATCAATCCCCGGCGTATCGGTCAGCCGCGTACTGCGGCCACCGCTGGCCGGCACGCTGTAAATGTCGGTATTGCCAGCAACCGCCATCGAATAAAGGATAGTGCGCCCGTCCGGGCTCCAGCGCGGCGCGAAGGTCGGGTTGCTGCTTTGCGTGACCAGCGTCTGCCGCCCTGTGCCGATGTCATAGACATAAAGCCGCGGATTGCCGTCGACATAGGACAGATAGAGCAGCTGCGAGTAGTCGGGCGAATAACGAGGTGTGAGCGCGGTCGCGCTGCCCAATGTCAGAAAGCGATGGTTCGCTCCGTCGCTGTCCATGATTGCAAGACGTTTGACGCGGCGATCCTTTGGTCCGGTTTCGGCGATATATGCAATACGGCTGTCGAAGAAGGGGCTCTCTCCTGTCAGGCGCGCATAGATAATGTCGGAGCATTTGTGTGCGGCACGCCGCCAGTCGGAGGGTGGGACAACCCAACCTTCGCGAACCAGTTCATCCTGCAGAGCAACATCATAGAGGTAGCACCCGACCACCAATCGCCCGTCAGCACGGGCGCGGACATAGCCATGTACCAGCATTTCCGCGCCGCGCCCGCGCCAATTGCCCCACGCGGGGTCTGTGATCTGCGCGAAGGCGGGCTGAGGCAAGCGCGCCGGGCCGATGGGTTGGAACAGGCCGTTGTTCTGCAGGTTCGCAGTGATCACATTTGCGATCTCTACGCCAAGTGCAGCGGTGCCGCGCGAATTGGCAGGCGTCGCCACATCGCGATCTGCCGCAAACCCCGGGATGGCAATCGACAGATCCGCCCAATCGCTTTCGTCGGTGACAGTAAAGACCAGGCCGCCCTCGGCATCCTCGCCCGAGGCTTCTGTACCGGTGGTTTCCACCTGACCACCCTCTGGCGCTGGTTGGCCAAGGTCCTGATCCTGCGCCGCCAGCGGCGCTGCCAGGAATGCGAGAACGAAAATCCATTTCTTCATCGGGATAGGTTCCTATCGAAACGCGCGCCCCGGATCGACTTCCAGGCGTTGTAATACTCGGCGGGCAGGTCAAACGGCGCGGCGAGCTGCACCGCGCGGATTGCCCGTTCTGCATGTAGTCCGGCTTGCGGGCGATTGGAGGCATTGATGCCGGACTGGCGCAGTACACGCGGACGCCCCGCCAAAGTGCCGTCTTCATTGAGGTTGAAAGCCAATTCCGTCACCAGCAGCTCTGTGTCGACGCCGGACGGCGCATTCCAATGCGGCTTGATCTGGCGTGACAATGCCTGAATCAGGCTCGCTTGCGCGATTCGGCCGATTTGGTCAGCAGGAATGCGATTATCATCCGACGAGCTGTCAGAGCCTGCACCTTCAAGAAAATTCTCGCCAACTTGGGTGCCGGTTGCCTGGCGCGGGGGTGTTTCTGCGGCTTGCCTCGGTTGCTGTGTGACGGCTGCTCGTGAATTGTTGGTCGGTGGCGGCTCACGGGTTGGCTTCGTGGATGCCTCGCCATCCGATTGCTCAACTGGCGCTTGCACTTCATCTGACACAGTCGGCGCCATCGTGGCGCGGCTATCGGGCGCGATTTCTGGTGCGGTTGAGCTCAAGGAAACATCGGTGGCCAGACTGACAGTCATCCGCTCCGGAATTTCGAAGGGATCGCTGGGGCCGGGCTGGAACAACAGCACGGCAGCAACCGCAAGGTGCAAGCCGACAGCGACGCCAAGGCCCCATTTCTCGTCTTGTCGAAGTGCTCTGGTTTCCATGACAATCGGGTAAACTATGGCGCTGATTGTGAACTGTTAGTGACCAGCGAGATCGAGCTGAACCCGGCCCGGTTCAACTCACCCATCACCGCCATCACCCGGGCGTATTGCAATGTCCTGTCACCGCGGAGCACGATCACTGGCTCATTCCCTGCCTGACCGCGATCAATCGCTGCCAGCGCATCGGGCAACCCGCCGGTCTCCACCCGCTCGTTCCCGATAAAGATCGTGCCCGTCGGATCGATGCTGATCGTCACCTGATCGGGTTGCTGGTCGATCGGGTTCGCCCGGCTATCGGGCAGATCCACGGGAACACCCGAGGCAAGTAGCGGCGCTGTGACCATAAAGATGATCAGCAACACCAGCATCACATCCACGAAAGGTGTGACGTTGATCTCTGCCATAAGCGCGCGGCGAGAACGCCGCCCTGACCTGCCGGAAGAGGAAACCGACATACCCACTATGCTTTGTCCAGCTCGTGACTAAGGCTGGCATGGAACTTGTCAGCAAAGCGGTGCAGCTTGGCCTCGTAGCGGTTCACGCGGTCGCTCAAGCGGTTGTATGCGATCACAGCGGGGATCGCAGCGAACAGGCCGATAGCGGTCGCAAACAGCGCCTCGGCAATGCCCGGCGCCACCACGGCCAACGAAGAACTTTCCTGCATGCCGATCTGGAAGAAGCTGTTCATGATGCCCCAAACGGTACCGAACAAGCCGACAAAGGGCGCAACGGAACCAGTGGTGGCCAGAAAACCCAAGCGGGTGGAGAGATCATCCGCCTCTTGCGCAACCTGGCTTTCCATCATTCCGGCTAGCCTGCTGCGGGTACCTTCCCGGTCCACCGGCGGATGTTGTGTCGAACGCTTCCATTCATTGATCCCGGCAGCGGCGACACGCGCTGGCGGCAAATCCTTGCGCGCCCGGCCAGATGTCAGGCTGTCGAATTCCTCGGCCTGCCAAAAATCGGCTTCGAAGTCGCTGCTGCGACGCTCCAGCTTACCCATGCGCAGGCTGAAGGAAACGATAATCGTCCAAACCCAGATGCTGGCCAAGATCAGTCCAATCATCACGGCTTGCACCACAATGTCGGCTTGCAAGAACAGTTCGAGCGGGTTGAGCCGGGCAGGCGCTGCAGCCAACAGGTTGAGCGAAAGTGTCATGCGAGATTATCTTCCATGAAATTGACAAAGGCGGTACGCCATTCAGCCGGTTGGCGGCGCGGCCTTCCGTCAAGAGAGATGAAGCCAACGCGCAAGCTGGCTTCGCAAAGCAATTCATCGCCGCGCATCGCGCGCTGATGCATGCGGCAACTCGCTGCGCCCAATTCTGTGCACGTCGTTTCGATCACCACGTCGTCACCAAGTTTGGCCGGGCGCAGATATTTGAGGTTGATTTCAGAGACCGCATAAGCGCCGCCATCTTCCCCTCTGGCCCCTGCTTCGATTACTTCGCGCTGATCAATCTTTAGCATGCGCAAAAGGTCGCTGCGGGCACGTTCGAACCAACGCAAATAGTTCGCGTGATAGGTGATCCCCGACAGGTCTGTGTCTTCGTAATAGACACGCACCGCATAAAGATGCTGCGCACCGTCAAAAACGCCGCCAGGGAAAACAGGTTTAACCATCAAGGAAGCCACCTAAAGCAAAGGGGATTCGCTGCAAAGTGCCCATTTGCTCTGCACGCCTGAACGACGGCAAACCGAGTCTGACATACGATCAATAGTGATCAGCGCGCCAGCATGGGCCCTAACGGGTGCCCACCAAAGATGTGAACATGCAGATGCGGGACTTCCTGATGGCCATGCCCGCCAATATTAGCGAGCAGGCGATACCCCGGCTCCACCAGCCCTTTCGCGCGGGCAACTTCGCCCACCGCACGCACGAAGCCTGCGATCTC is a window of Altererythrobacter rubellus DNA encoding:
- a CDS encoding DUF547 domain-containing protein, which encodes MFKSLITSASVAALGFSAASALADSTEFSAVSTSVSVAPVNPQFDIFAPQERQSADRIDYTAWSEAMNYLVYTMGPSIREAPSRAEATLGSRLIYGHQSRYRLEGNRVMFSFFNDELRNMVADYRLELEQLGNQIDITTLPRNEQLAYWLNLHNVAVMEKIAQEWPIRQPREIEIDGIPFDQAKFITVRGVTMSPHDIRHQIVFRNWENPKVIYGFWRGEIGGPSLPSDAFTGLNVSQVLERNAREFVNSLRGTQNRGERLQISTIYDEARPYFFVNWPNDIRSHLIGYANEEVSALIAKTTETEAVVYEADIADLAGGVREPSYVEVSSDGVANSFRIPRGTARLLREQAQRAENAREQRGPRTGTVIFNPISLPGQENNGEVD
- a CDS encoding SLC13 family permease, which produces MTASAIGRILGPFAFAITVFITPPAGMPAEAWLVAGLVVWMAAWWMTEAVPLTVTALLPFVILPFGSVSSARDVASTYYSPILFLLLGGAFLALAIERTGLHKRLSLAILRAVGSGGGQTQLLLAFMISAALLSMLISNTSTTLIMMPMALAVLSGGMVTRAPTQPTSPDAAAVVDKEGLSGALPMGIAFAASIGGLGTLVGSPTNAIAVGLLDSMIGAQITFIEWTLFGLPIVLVGVPLAAFIIARFQRVAEHPFDVAAARQAIDTHAAWTSAEKRLIPIVALAFLAWMTVPWVGPLLPDGSWTNGTIAIIASFALFLVPDGTGRPLLIWKEADRAPWAVIMMFGGGLALAAGMQVSGLATWLAEALLPLETLSLIVVALAVVAMIVVITEFASNVATATGIIPVVASLVVALGADPLLLAMPAALAASWGFMLPAGTGPNAIAWSTGRIKIERMVGAGLVLDVLGVFLIVGVVWGVAALI
- a CDS encoding cystathionine gamma-synthase family protein → MSDAIDPVDQPTPRRKPRDPVTTINGRPMKQSTLMMGYGYDPVLSEGSLKAPIFLTSTFAFENAAAGKRHFEGITGKREGGAEGLVYSRFNAPNQEILEDRLAICDGAEDALSFSSGMTAIAILMLAACKAGDVIVHSGPLYAASEGFVAKIMAKYGVTYVDFPAGATAEELDAVMAKAKAQAEAQGGEVPLIYLESPANPTNALVDVEAVKAARDMHFDADRCPIAIDNTFLGPLWSRPLEHGADLVVYSLTKYVGGHSDLVAGSVSGKKRFIDAIRALRNTMGGIADPNTAWMLLRSLETVELRMERAGKNAEKVCEFLKSHPKVEGLGYLGMIEDARQQDIYDRHCLGAGSTFSVFIKGGEAECFRFLDALKVAKLAVSLGGTETLASHPASMTHLSVPDERKAALGITENLVRISIGIEDLDDLIADFEQALAKV
- a CDS encoding SDR family NAD(P)-dependent oxidoreductase, with protein sequence MAETKPVFLVIGAGAGIGGHAAKRFAAGGYHAVLARRSDEDGLARLVGEIENAGGSASGVLLNASEDGAIEDLVARIESDIGPIDSALYNLGAQIGNRTLHDTPHKTFELGWRLGCYGVFRLAHAMFPAMVERGKGSLLVTSATAAVRGNAGQHSHAAAMGGRRMLCQTLNAEFGPQGVHVAHVVVDGPVRSPDTLVKLLGDKWDAFEAAKGEEGIIDPAVLAETYWHLAQQPRNCWSHELDVRPFNDVPWWNDNPDPTINSRAGKPGFAGPGE
- a CDS encoding J domain-containing protein, with protein sequence MPKPRRSNDWGFPRWRGYNDSREATTVRLCDRHGCEERGDCPAPKSPNSPDRWYFCQAHAAEYNKGWDYFEGLDKEQKAERAKAERQQSEGYAEASHYGWGGAGDGSRSADEMRALELLELEADADFAAIKKAYREKAKLVHPDVKPGDKEAATEFQKLQIAYEVLKVGEERREWRG
- the pal gene encoding peptidoglycan-associated lipoprotein Pal; protein product: MNKRFATVILLASATTLAACAKKAPEELPPPPLSTTAPATGPATAPAPTGPTVGSQAHFEDAVNGQNVIFFDTDRFNIDSVDAAALQAQAQYLSRYPQIRITVEGHADERGTREYNLALGERRANSAKNYLVSIGVNADRISTVSYGKERPVALASTPEAWAQNRRAVSVVIN
- the tolB gene encoding Tol-Pal system beta propeller repeat protein TolB, translating into MKKWIFVLAFLAAPLAAQDQDLGQPAPEGGQVETTGTEASGEDAEGGLVFTVTDESDWADLSIAIPGFAADRDVATPANSRGTAALGVEIANVITANLQNNGLFQPIGPARLPQPAFAQITDPAWGNWRGRGAEMLVHGYVRARADGRLVVGCYLYDVALQDELVREGWVVPPSDWRRAAHKCSDIIYARLTGESPFFDSRIAYIAETGPKDRRVKRLAIMDSDGANHRFLTLGSATALTPRYSPDYSQLLYLSYVDGNPRLYVYDIGTGRQTLVTQSSNPTFAPRWSPDGRTILYSMAVAGNTDIYSVPASGGRSTRLTDTPGIDIGGSYSPDGRQIVFESDRSGSQQCYVMNADGTNQRRITFSGGRCANPEWSPRGDQIAFTRIAGDFNIAIMSPNGRNLRVLTSGWQDEGPTWAPNGRIIQFFRTERNSGRSGLWQVDLTGRNERRLPTPVDASDPAWGPILP
- a CDS encoding energy transducer TonB, whose amino-acid sequence is METRALRQDEKWGLGVAVGLHLAVAAVLLFQPGPSDPFEIPERMTVSLATDVSLSSTAPEIAPDSRATMAPTVSDEVQAPVEQSDGEASTKPTREPPPTNNSRAAVTQQPRQAAETPPRQATGTQVGENFLEGAGSDSSSDDNRIPADQIGRIAQASLIQALSRQIKPHWNAPSGVDTELLVTELAFNLNEDGTLAGRPRVLRQSGINASNRPQAGLHAERAIRAVQLAAPFDLPAEYYNAWKSIRGARFDRNLSR
- a CDS encoding ExbD/TolR family protein; the protein is MGMSVSSSGRSGRRSRRALMAEINVTPFVDVMLVLLIIFMVTAPLLASGVPVDLPDSRANPIDQQPDQVTISIDPTGTIFIGNERVETGGLPDALAAIDRGQAGNEPVIVLRGDRTLQYARVMAVMGELNRAGFSSISLVTNSSQSAP
- the tolQ gene encoding protein TolQ; the encoded protein is MTLSLNLLAAAPARLNPLELFLQADIVVQAVMIGLILASIWVWTIIVSFSLRMGKLERRSSDFEADFWQAEEFDSLTSGRARKDLPPARVAAAGINEWKRSTQHPPVDREGTRSRLAGMMESQVAQEADDLSTRLGFLATTGSVAPFVGLFGTVWGIMNSFFQIGMQESSSLAVVAPGIAEALFATAIGLFAAIPAVIAYNRLSDRVNRYEAKLHRFADKFHASLSHELDKA
- a CDS encoding YbgC/FadM family acyl-CoA thioesterase; this encodes MVKPVFPGGVFDGAQHLYAVRVYYEDTDLSGITYHANYLRWFERARSDLLRMLKIDQREVIEAGARGEDGGAYAVSEINLKYLRPAKLGDDVVIETTCTELGAASCRMHQRAMRGDELLCEASLRVGFISLDGRPRRQPAEWRTAFVNFMEDNLA